The Pantoea phytobeneficialis genome has a segment encoding these proteins:
- the wzxE gene encoding lipid III flippase WzxE — protein MSLAKASVWTASSTLVKIVAGLLVVKLLAVSFGPEGVGQAGNFRQLITVLGVLAGAGIFNGVTTYVAQFQQQPASLRAVTGTASALVLGFSTLLAVVFLLAAAPISRALFGHDHYQGVVRIVAFLQLGIAWANLTLALLKGFRDARGNALALIAGSLIGVVAYALCWWIGGYAGALVGLALVPALVVIPALMMLRRHQQVLPLRWLKPVWEPELVRNLAKFTLMALITSVTLPVAWVLMRNLLAQQQGWAQVGLWQGVTSISDAYLQFITATFSVWLLPTLARLEHKPQIAREILRALRFVLPAVAAASFCVWLLRDVAIWLLFSTKFAAMRDLFVWQLCGDVFKVGAYVFGYLVIAKASLRFYILTEVSQFILLMAFSHWLIPLHGTVGAAQAYMATYICYFALCCGAFTLYCRRK, from the coding sequence ATGTCACTCGCTAAAGCCTCGGTGTGGACCGCATCGTCCACGCTGGTCAAAATTGTTGCCGGGTTGCTGGTGGTCAAATTGCTGGCCGTCAGTTTCGGCCCGGAAGGTGTCGGCCAGGCCGGAAACTTCCGTCAGCTGATTACCGTGCTCGGCGTGCTGGCCGGTGCCGGCATATTTAACGGCGTGACCACCTATGTGGCGCAATTTCAGCAGCAACCCGCGTCGCTACGGGCTGTCACCGGAACGGCATCCGCGCTGGTGCTTGGCTTCTCCACGCTACTGGCGGTGGTGTTTTTGCTGGCTGCGGCACCAATTAGCCGGGCGTTATTCGGCCACGATCATTATCAGGGCGTGGTACGCATCGTGGCATTTCTCCAGCTTGGTATCGCTTGGGCGAATCTGACGCTGGCATTGTTGAAAGGTTTTCGTGATGCACGCGGTAATGCGTTGGCGCTGATTGCCGGTAGCCTGATTGGCGTGGTGGCATATGCGCTGTGCTGGTGGATCGGCGGTTACGCCGGAGCATTGGTTGGGTTAGCGCTGGTGCCTGCGCTGGTGGTGATCCCAGCGCTGATGATGTTGCGACGTCATCAGCAGGTGTTGCCACTACGTTGGTTAAAACCGGTCTGGGAGCCGGAACTGGTGCGCAATCTGGCGAAGTTTACCCTCATGGCGCTGATCACCTCGGTGACGCTGCCGGTGGCCTGGGTGTTGATGCGAAACCTGCTGGCGCAACAGCAAGGCTGGGCGCAGGTCGGGTTGTGGCAAGGTGTCACCAGCATTTCTGATGCGTATCTGCAATTTATCACCGCCACCTTTAGCGTCTGGCTGTTGCCAACCCTGGCCCGGCTGGAGCATAAGCCACAGATTGCGAGGGAAATTTTGCGCGCGCTGCGCTTTGTTTTGCCCGCGGTGGCGGCTGCCAGCTTCTGCGTCTGGTTATTGCGTGATGTGGCCATCTGGCTGCTTTTCTCCACAAAGTTCGCCGCGATGCGCGATCTGTTTGTCTGGCAACTGTGTGGTGACGTGTTCAAAGTCGGTGCCTATGTCTTTGGTTACCTGGTTATCGCTAAAGCGTCGCTGCGTTTCTATATTTTGACGGAAGTCAGCCAGTTCATCTTACTGATGGCGTTTTCCCACTGGTTGATTCCGCTACATGGGACGGTCGGTGCCGCACAAGCCTACATGGCGACCTACATTTGCTACTTTGCGCTCTGCTGTGGCGCCTTCACCCTTTATTGCCGAAGAAAATGA
- a CDS encoding TDP-N-acetylfucosamine:lipid II N-acetylfucosaminyltransferase: protein MTLTHVLGSDIPHHNHTVLRFFNDVISAQLPQETPRRFMVVTPTPDALQAYQALQIETFPDKRALARAVINRATDRQQRFFFHGQFNPGLWLALLSGKLRRNQAFWHVWGADLYEEGSGLKYQLFYLLRRLAQGRMARVFATRGDLYHYQQRHPRVPTSLLYFPTRMPECAVPVATEPHDFTVLLGNSGDRSNRHIAGLQAIKSQFGDQIKVVIPLGYPANNDTYINEVATEAALLFPNGQVTLLRDKIDFDAYLALLSRCHLGYFMFERQQGIGTLCLLIQAGIPFVLSRKNPFWRDLSEQGLPVLFSDDALDSARVAEAQRQLMQCDPASIAFFAPGYLAGWREALTLSETENL, encoded by the coding sequence ATGACGTTAACTCATGTGCTGGGATCGGATATCCCCCATCATAATCACACCGTGCTGCGCTTCTTTAATGATGTGATCAGCGCGCAACTGCCGCAGGAGACGCCTCGTCGATTTATGGTGGTCACACCAACGCCAGACGCATTACAGGCTTATCAGGCATTGCAAATTGAAACCTTTCCCGACAAGCGGGCGCTGGCACGGGCGGTGATCAACCGTGCGACAGACCGGCAGCAGCGCTTCTTTTTCCACGGGCAATTTAATCCCGGGCTTTGGCTGGCGTTGTTGAGTGGCAAACTGCGACGCAACCAGGCGTTCTGGCATGTATGGGGCGCAGATTTATATGAAGAGGGCAGCGGTCTGAAGTATCAGCTGTTCTATCTGCTGCGGCGTCTCGCCCAAGGACGTATGGCGCGCGTGTTCGCGACACGCGGCGACCTGTACCATTATCAGCAACGGCATCCGCGGGTGCCGACATCTTTGCTTTATTTCCCGACACGGATGCCGGAATGTGCCGTGCCTGTTGCGACAGAACCGCATGATTTTACCGTGTTGTTGGGTAATTCGGGCGATCGCAGCAATCGCCATATCGCGGGTTTGCAGGCGATCAAGTCACAGTTTGGTGACCAAATAAAGGTGGTGATACCGCTTGGCTATCCCGCTAATAATGATACATATATTAACGAAGTCGCTACTGAAGCCGCGTTACTTTTCCCCAATGGGCAGGTTACGCTGTTGCGCGATAAGATCGATTTTGACGCCTATCTTGCGCTGCTCAGCCGTTGCCACCTGGGTTATTTTATGTTTGAACGCCAGCAGGGGATTGGTACCCTTTGCCTGCTGATTCAGGCTGGCATTCCGTTTGTTCTCAGCCGCAAAAACCCGTTCTGGCGCGATCTTAGTGAGCAGGGATTACCGGTGTTGTTCAGCGACGATGCTCTGGACAGCGCTCGGGTCGCAGAGGCACAGCGCCAGCTGATGCAGTGCGATCCTGCCTCCATCGCATTCTTTGCCCCCGGCTATCTGGCAGGGTGGCGCGAGGCACTCACTCTGAGTGAAACGGAGAACTTATGA
- the wzyE gene encoding ECA oligosaccharide polymerase produces MTLLQFSGLLVVYLFSLGFILTLTWREFKRVRFNFHLFFTILFLLTFYFGFPLTSILVFRFNMAVVPAEFLLQALLAATSFYAIYYVSYKVRLRPATRVPRKPWLQMNRVETHLTCLLLALVAIGTVTVFFLHNGLLLFRLTAYNQIFSSEVSGVALKRFFYFFIPAMLIRYFLNPTLRQWLLFLLVSVAFGLLTYALVGGTRANIIIAFALFLFIGITRGWITLWMLAAAGVLAIGGMFWLALRRYNLDVMGDEAFYTFLYLTRDTFSPWENLALLLQHYDKISFQGLAPMWRDFYVFIPSWLWPGRPSMVLNSANYFTWEVLNNHSGLAISPTLLGSLLVMGGVWFIPLGAVAVGLLMKGFDTLYARGRHETNRYNGAILQSFCFGAVFNMIVLAREGLDAFGSRVVFFCVIFAACLLVAKLLYWLLDRAGLIRQRGEPVLPSPF; encoded by the coding sequence ATGACCCTCTTGCAGTTCAGCGGTCTGCTGGTGGTGTATTTGTTCTCGCTGGGTTTTATCCTGACTCTGACCTGGCGGGAATTTAAACGGGTGCGTTTCAACTTCCACCTGTTCTTTACCATTCTGTTTTTACTGACATTTTATTTTGGCTTTCCACTGACCAGCATTCTGGTGTTCCGCTTCAATATGGCGGTGGTGCCCGCAGAATTTCTGTTGCAGGCGCTACTGGCTGCCACCAGTTTCTATGCCATCTATTACGTGAGCTACAAAGTCCGTTTGCGTCCGGCCACTCGCGTGCCGCGCAAACCCTGGTTGCAGATGAACCGGGTGGAAACCCATCTCACCTGTCTGCTGTTGGCGCTGGTGGCAATCGGCACCGTAACGGTGTTTTTCCTGCATAATGGCCTGCTGCTGTTCCGGCTGACGGCCTATAACCAGATCTTCTCCAGCGAAGTCTCCGGTGTGGCGCTAAAACGCTTCTTCTACTTCTTCATCCCGGCGATGTTGATTCGTTACTTCCTCAACCCGACACTGCGTCAGTGGCTGCTGTTTTTGCTGGTTTCCGTGGCTTTTGGCCTGCTGACCTATGCGTTGGTGGGGGGCACGCGCGCGAACATCATCATCGCCTTTGCGTTGTTCCTGTTTATCGGTATTACCCGCGGCTGGATCACGCTGTGGATGCTGGCCGCTGCGGGGGTGCTGGCGATTGGCGGCATGTTCTGGCTGGCGCTGCGACGTTATAACCTCGATGTGATGGGGGATGAGGCGTTTTACACCTTCCTTTATCTGACGCGCGATACCTTCTCTCCGTGGGAGAATCTGGCGTTGTTGTTACAGCATTACGACAAAATCTCGTTTCAGGGCTTGGCCCCAATGTGGCGTGATTTTTACGTATTTATTCCCAGCTGGCTGTGGCCGGGACGTCCGTCGATGGTGCTGAACAGCGCCAACTACTTTACCTGGGAAGTGCTCAATAACCACTCCGGGCTGGCGATCTCGCCAACGTTACTTGGGTCGCTGTTGGTGATGGGTGGCGTGTGGTTTATTCCGCTGGGTGCCGTTGCGGTGGGCCTGTTAATGAAAGGCTTCGATACGCTTTACGCGCGTGGTCGTCATGAGACTAATCGTTATAACGGGGCCATTTTGCAAAGTTTTTGTTTTGGTGCGGTGTTTAACATGATCGTGCTGGCGCGTGAAGGGCTGGATGCCTTCGGTTCACGCGTGGTGTTTTTCTGCGTTATTTTTGCCGCCTGCTTATTGGTGGCGAAGTTGCTTTACTGGCTGCTGGATCGTGCCGGATTGATCCGACAACGCGGTGAGCCGGTGTTACCCAGCCCTTTTTAA